The Pieris napi chromosome 11, ilPieNapi1.2, whole genome shotgun sequence DNA segment CATGCATAACCATTAATGCAATCCTACATTtctattgttatataaaaattagatATACTTTTTTGAAACATATTAACTTTCCTAGACTAACTTGAATAGTTAGACCATTTGTATTATTTGCCGTTTGTATTGACTCTAGTTGTTTCAATAAAATCTAAttcaatatgtaatttttcagtTTTGGCTTAAGCAACCGATTTAATGGTGAATTTCCATCGGGGCTGCAGTCTCGTGTTGCTCCTGAAGAATACCAAGCAACAGTTGCTCGTATTAACAGTGTACTTAAAAAAACACTACCTGTTAATGTCAAGTGGTTATTCTGTGGTTGCATGTGCTGTTGTTGTACACTTGGATGCTCTCTATGGCCTGTGATTTGTCTTAGTAAAAGGGTTAGTACATACAGTTTACTGTAACTTTAAAGAAATATCCCAAAACTATGGGAAGAACATAACTTAACATAACTATAACATAAATCATACTTTTAATAgtccataaataaaaaatctataaattagACTATACCTACAACCACACCACTACAGTTATGTTTACTAattgtctatttatttttaattacagatTTATATTGATAACAAGGTATAATTTGAaaggattttttatttgttctatACATTAAATTGGTTACCATTTCAGACACAACACTCATTGAACAAATTGTTGGAATGGGAAAATAGCcgactttataataaattgggTCTTCGCTGGCGACTTACTAAACAACACTGTGATTCCTCATCCATGATGGAGTATGTTTTACTTATAGAGTTTATACCTAAAATACCAATATACAGACCTGATTAAAGCGGCGGTGATCTtacttgtaaatataaataacataaaaatccATAATTTTTGATGCAATttcttgtaaatataattgttaatgGCATGTATGTTTTACCAATTTCCTAAAATGCCTTGTTATTAGAGAAAATGCATCTTAACAGAGATAGTAATAATCTCTGATGAGTGTGTTTGTGTACAGTTTACTACTGTTTAGGATTATTTTTCTAGACagtaaattatgaaatatggTAATTCTTACTTATGAAGGAGAATAGCATAATTTTCACAATAGCTTAAAGCTCTGTTGGAACAGTGAAGCTAGAATGCCAGGAAATTGGTAGAACATAAGCTGATGTGCTTTAAATGTATAGAGGTCATTAAAGCTTTGATTATGTTAATGCAATGTTATCTTAATGTGTAATGTTAAAGTAAGTACCACGGATGAGGCTAGCTTTCTAATACATGGTAGATAATTGATGTCTTGAAACATTACTTCAGATATACCTATCTGATAGTTTATGTACAGCTATCAACACTGCTCCAAAATTACCAATATTGCAACTAGATAGTCATAACAACATAAGCTTATTAGTGTATTACATCTTGTGTGTACAGtgttattttcataagtaatattttgcTATGCAAAAACATGTTCATGTTACTCAGGGATGTAGCATTCTAatggtaaaacattttttaattagttggtttttgagtttatttacaaacatacaaaaatctcTTTAAAACTaagtta contains these protein-coding regions:
- the LOC125053967 gene encoding cysteine-rich hydrophobic domain-containing protein 2; translated protein: MADFDAIYQDETDPEENIEETHVTLVPDPIVIRGAGNMTVFGLSNRFNGEFPSGLQSRVAPEEYQATVARINSVLKKTLPVNVKWLFCGCMCCCCTLGCSLWPVICLSKRTQHSLNKLLEWENSRLYNKLGLRWRLTKQHCDSSSMMEYVLLIEFIPKIPIYRPD